One genomic segment of Bacteroides caccae includes these proteins:
- a CDS encoding NADP-dependent malic enzyme yields the protein MAKITKEAALLYHSQGKPGKIEVVPTKPYSTQTDLSLAYSPGVAEPCLEIEKNPQDAYKYTAKGNLVAVISNGTAVLGLGDIGALSGKPVMEGKGLLFKIYAGIDVFDIEVDEKDPEKFIAAVKAIAPTFGGINLEDIKAPECFEIERRLKEELDIPVMHDDQHGTAIISSAGLVNALQVAGKKIEDVKIVVNGAGASAVSCTKLYVSLGARLENIVMLDSKGVISKARTDLNEQKRYFATDRTDIHTLEEAIKGADVFLGLSKGNVLSQDMVRSMAPMPIVFALANPTPEISYEDAMAARPDVLMATGRSDYPNQINNVIGFPYIFRGALDTHAKAINEEMKIAAVHAIANLAKQPVPDIVNAAYHVNNLSFGPEYFIPKPVDPRLITEVSCAVARAAMESGVARTDIKDWDAYCVHLRELMGYESKLTRQLYDTARRHPQRVVFAEGIHPNMLKAAVEAKAEGICHPILLGNDEAIGKLAEELDLSLEGIEIVNLRHPDESERRERYARILAEKRSREGFTYEEANDKMFERNYFGMMMVETGDADAFITGLYTRYSNTIKVAKEVIGIQPGFKHFGTMHILNSKKGTYFLADTLINRHPDTNTLIDIAKLSDKTVRFFNHTPVISMLSYSNFGADTAGSPVKVHEAVSYMQEEYPELAIDGEMQVNFAMNRELRDTKYPFTRLKGKDVNTLIFPNLSSANAGYKLLQAMDPDTEFIGPIQMGLNKPIHFTDFESSVRDIVNITAVAVIDAIVDKKKKESK from the coding sequence ATGGCTAAAATAACCAAAGAAGCCGCTTTGCTCTATCACTCACAGGGCAAACCCGGTAAGATCGAGGTAGTTCCTACCAAACCTTACAGTACACAAACCGACTTATCACTTGCATACTCTCCCGGTGTGGCAGAGCCTTGTCTTGAAATAGAGAAGAATCCGCAAGATGCGTATAAATATACAGCTAAAGGCAATCTTGTTGCCGTTATCTCCAATGGTACAGCTGTGCTCGGACTGGGTGACATAGGCGCATTGAGCGGCAAACCCGTAATGGAAGGTAAAGGACTGCTTTTCAAAATTTATGCAGGTATCGACGTGTTCGATATTGAAGTGGATGAGAAAGATCCGGAAAAATTCATTGCAGCAGTGAAAGCTATCGCTCCTACTTTCGGCGGCATCAACCTGGAAGACATCAAAGCTCCCGAATGTTTCGAAATCGAACGCCGCCTGAAAGAAGAACTGGACATTCCCGTCATGCACGACGACCAACACGGAACGGCTATCATCTCCAGTGCCGGGCTGGTGAATGCCCTGCAAGTGGCTGGAAAGAAAATCGAAGATGTAAAAATCGTCGTGAACGGTGCAGGTGCCTCTGCCGTATCTTGTACTAAATTATATGTATCACTGGGCGCACGTCTCGAAAACATCGTCATGCTGGACAGTAAAGGCGTAATCAGCAAGGCGCGTACCGACCTGAACGAACAGAAAAGATATTTTGCAACCGACCGCACGGATATCCATACATTGGAAGAAGCAATCAAAGGTGCAGATGTATTCCTCGGACTATCAAAAGGAAATGTGCTGAGTCAGGACATGGTGCGCAGCATGGCTCCAATGCCTATCGTATTTGCACTGGCAAACCCGACACCGGAAATCTCTTACGAAGACGCTATGGCAGCACGCCCTGACGTATTAATGGCAACCGGACGTTCCGACTATCCGAACCAGATTAACAATGTAATCGGTTTCCCGTACATCTTCCGCGGTGCTCTGGATACGCATGCCAAGGCGATCAACGAAGAAATGAAAATCGCCGCCGTACACGCTATTGCCAATCTGGCAAAACAGCCTGTACCCGACATCGTGAATGCAGCATACCACGTGAACAATCTTTCTTTCGGGCCGGAATATTTCATCCCGAAACCGGTAGACCCACGCCTCATCACCGAAGTTTCCTGTGCCGTGGCAAGAGCTGCTATGGAAAGCGGAGTGGCACGTACCGATATCAAGGATTGGGACGCTTATTGCGTACACTTGCGCGAACTTATGGGATATGAATCCAAACTGACCCGCCAACTGTATGACACCGCCCGCCGCCACCCGCAACGTGTAGTGTTTGCCGAAGGCATTCACCCGAATATGCTGAAAGCCGCCGTTGAAGCGAAAGCCGAAGGTATCTGCCATCCTATCTTATTAGGAAACGACGAAGCAATCGGCAAACTGGCGGAAGAACTCGACCTCAGCCTCGAAGGTATCGAAATCGTCAACCTCCGCCACCCGGACGAATCGGAACGCCGCGAACGTTATGCACGCATTCTGGCAGAGAAACGTTCACGCGAAGGCTTTACTTACGAAGAAGCCAACGACAAGATGTTCGAACGCAACTATTTCGGTATGATGATGGTTGAAACTGGAGATGCCGACGCGTTTATCACGGGACTTTATACGAGATATAGCAACACGATCAAAGTTGCCAAAGAAGTAATCGGCATCCAACCGGGATTCAAACATTTCGGAACCATGCATATCCTGAACTCCAAGAAAGGCACTTACTTCCTGGCAGATACATTGATTAACCGCCACCCGGATACAAACACATTGATTGATATCGCCAAACTGTCTGACAAAACAGTCCGCTTCTTCAATCATACACCGGTCATTTCGATGTTGTCATACTCCAACTTCGGCGCCGACACCGCAGGTAGCCCTGTCAAAGTGCACGAAGCGGTGTCATATATGCAGGAAGAATATCCCGAACTGGCTATCGACGGTGAAATGCAGGTCAACTTTGCCATGAACCGTGAGTTGCGCGACACCAAGTATCCGTTCACCCGCCTGAAAGGTAAAGATGTGAACACACTGATTTTCCCGAACTTGAGTTCTGCAAATGCCGGATACAAATTGCTGCAAGCAATGGACCCTGACACAGAATTTATCGGGCCCATCCAAATGGGA